Proteins from a genomic interval of Rosa chinensis cultivar Old Blush chromosome 2, RchiOBHm-V2, whole genome shotgun sequence:
- the LOC112189344 gene encoding protein CHLORORESPIRATORY REDUCTION 7, chloroplastic: MLNFASKMVPMEGALEKQLCHSGVLSINCKQATKQEIRTPLNHLMSTNKTEFTSSVVHHRNTVKVCAVRRRRIHTDSETYVLLEPGEDEKFVTEEELRVKLKGWLENWPAKNLPTDLARFESIDEAVTYLVRSVCELEIHGDVGSVQWYEVRLE; the protein is encoded by the exons ATGCTCAATTTTGCAAGCAAAATGGTTCCAATGGAAGGAGCTTTGGAGAAACAGTTATGCCATAGTGGAGTTCTCTCTATCAACT GCAAACAAGCAACAAAGCAGGAGATTCGAACCCCTTTAAACCACCTAATGTCGACCAATAAAACCGAGTTCACAAGTTCTGTAGTCCATCACCGAAATACAGTCAAG GTTTGTGCTGTGAGAAGGAGAAGGATACATACTGATAGTGAAACTTATGTGTTACTGGAACCAGGAGAGGATGAGAAGTTTGTTACAGAAGAAGAGTTGAGGGTCAAGTTGAAAGGTTGGCTGGAAAACTGGCCAGCCAAGAACCTTCCTACTGATCTTGCTAGATTCGAAAGCATTGATGAAGCTGTTACTTATTTAGTAAGGTCTGTTTGTGAACTTGAAATCCATGGAGATGTTGGTTCAGTTCAGTGGTACGAAGTTCGTTTAGAATGA
- the LOC112189345 gene encoding uncharacterized protein LOC112189345, which translates to MENVQEIMPPKTPIQSETMSFSDCITPPPLQHKDENSQNSGNDIHKTITPDRLKVPKAFKFPERYTSPTDMIMSPVTKGLLARNRKGTTLLPPSKNLLKPTQDSGFAAVECGIPSDLKYDRKN; encoded by the exons ATGGAAAACGTGCAAGAAATAATGCCTCCTAAAACCCCAATTCAATCTGAGACTATGAGCTTCTCTGATTGCATAACACCACCTCCACTCCAACACAAAGATGAAAACTCTCAAAATTCCGGCAACGATATACACAAAACCATCACCCCCGATCGCCTTAAAGTTCCGAAGGCATTCAAGTTCCCAGAAAG GTATACAAGCCCAACTGATATGATAATGTCCCCTGTAACAAAAGGACTTCTGGCCAGAAACAGAAAGGGTACTACCCTCTTGCCTCCTAGCAAAAATCTGCTCAAGCCTACTCAAG ATTCTGGATTTGCAGCAGTAGAATGTGGGATTCCTTCAGATTTGAAGTATGATCGGAAGAATTGA
- the LOC112185146 gene encoding uncharacterized protein LOC112185146, whose protein sequence is MAYAYSDESNKHLKVHFASEPINRCPSSSCYTSSCSSSSSSSLDEPYDIDKAEVDPSPEAKQPDLNEPPAPVPAPEVTSQTTVWSTGSSSSQSPPQIPMAGGRPSGYDPNRLPSAMFAAKPSSAMDWSVASNESLFSIHVENNSFSRDQYFVMFNKSGELGKLDEMFLNVPTPLSPVTETVETKPSSNALVETLETDHHSVETESVETKSEISEEENVVMVIGKVEKDKKTKETVRLPTMEETKGSVFSHRSNESNHSNQSFQFPVLADHNDHHDHVKHPLEQVKEEKQEMPAPKHEQDQPHPESPERNAPLKATRSSSWLSCFSCCWICR, encoded by the exons ATGGCTTATGCATATAGCGATGAAAGTAATAAGCACCTAAAGGTTCATTTCGCATCTGAACCCATAAATCGCTGCCCGAGTTCAAGCTGCTACACATCTTCTTGTTCctcctcatcatcttcatcactgGACGAACCATATGATATTGACAAAGCTGAGGTTGATCCGTCTCCCGAAGCTAAACAACCGGACCTAAATGAGCCTCCGGCGCCTGTGCCAGCACCAGAGGTTACTTCACAGACTACTGTTTGGAGCACTGGGTCATCATCTTCACAATCTCCTCCTCAAATTCCAATGGCGGGCGGGCGGCCTTCCGGATATGATCCAAATCGACTCCCATCAGCTATGTTTGCTGCTAAGCCTTCATCTGCTATGGATTGGAGTGTTGCTTCAAATGAATCATTGTTTAGTATTCATGTGGAGAATAACAGCTTCTCAAGAGACCAGTATTTCGTCATGTTCAACAAGTCTGGAGAACTGGGGAAGCTTGATGAGATGTTCCTCAATGTTCCAACTCCGCTTTCCCCAGTTACCGAGACTGTGGAAACTAAGCCGAGTTCCAATGCGTTAGTAGAGACGCTTGAAACTGATCATCACAGTGTGGAGACGGAGAGTGTCGAAACTAAGAGTGAAATTTCGGAGGAAGAGAATGTTGTGATGGTGATCGGGAAGGTAGAGAAAGACAAAAAAACCAAAGAGACAGTTAGGCTGCCTACTATGGAGGAAACCAAGGGTTCTGTCTTCTCTCATCGTTCGAATGAGAGCAATCATAGTaatcaatctttccaatttCCAGT GTTGGCAGATCATAATGATCACCATGACCATGTAAAGCACCCATTAGAGCAAGTAAAAGAGGAGAAGCAGGAGATGCCGGCGCCTAAGCATGAGCAGGATCAGCCACACCCTGAAAGCCCTGAAAGAAATGCACCATTAAAGGCTACACGAAGCAGCAGTTGGTTGTCTTGCTTTTCTTGCTGCTGGATCTGCCGGTGA
- the LOC112185564 gene encoding LRR receptor-like serine/threonine-protein kinase RPK2, whose protein sequence is MGVRSSSSPVTNFLSFPGPTSPLVLKLVLVLWACAAASSRNGVVSAETDASVLLQLKGSVLDSEGLLSSWGSVNSSHCTWSGVLCDANFRVVSLNITGAGAGGGKSKSSSFPCVDFGQFPFYGLGIRRSCVGGSGRLVGKLPPVIGKLTELKVLSLPFNGFDGEIPVEIWGMENLEVVDLEGNSITGSLPFRVNPNLRVLNLGFNKIQGEIPIFDSVSLEILNLAGNRVNGSVPGFVGRLEGVYLSYNWLSGDIPSEIGDSCGKLEHLDLSGNFLVHKIPSSLGNCSRLRTLLLYSNMLEEGIPAELGRLQALEVLDVSRNSLSGSLPRELGNCSQLSVLVLSSLFNPLPLVRANYTDDSLLEQLSSMNDDFNYFQGSMPKEITSLPKLKILWGPRASIEGNFPSDWGACENLEMINLAQNFFTGEISSGLNRCQKLHFLDLSTNKLTGELVQVLQVPCMTMLDVSGNFLSGSLPEYANSTCRPVSSVDLSFKDDDFSSPYEAFFGSKAQAGMPLQWPTEDDVVVVIHNFGHNNFTGTLQSLPIAPERFQKKILYAFLVGENKLTGAFPGNLFGKCQGLDSLVVNVSNNRLDGKIPTEIGKMCNSLKFLDASLNRIVGSIPASFGELVSLAGLNLSSNRLQGQIPTTLGQIRDLERLSLSGNNLTGVIPASLGQVYSLHVLELSRNSLTGEIPNDLVNLRNLRVLLLDKNKLSGQIPSGLANVTTLSAFNVSYNNFSGSLPLNNNLVNCNTAIGNPHLSSCPSLSQVQPANTQGRVGDSEPYAASPLVGTQKSAGSGFNSIEIASITSASAIVLVLIALVVLFLYTRKWNRKSGGPGSTRKEVTVFTNIGVPLTFDSVVRGTGSFNASNCIGNGGFGATYKAEISPGVLVAIKRLAVGRFQGVQQFHAEIKTLGRLRHPNLVTLLGYHASETEMFLIYNYFPGGNLEKFIQERSTRAVDWKILHKIALDIARALAYLHDQCVPRVLHRDVKPSNILLDDDFNAYLSDFGLARLLGTSETHATTGVAGTFGYVAPEYAMTCRVSDKSDVYSYGVVLLELLSDKKVLDPSFSSFGNGFNIVAWACMLLRQGRAKEFFSAGLWDAGPHDDLVEVLHLAVVCTVDSLSTRPTMRQVVRRLKQLQPPSC, encoded by the coding sequence ATGGGTGTtcgatcttcttcctctccgGTCACCAATTTCCTCTCTTTTCCGGGACCCACTTCGCCGCTGGTTCTGAAGCTCGTTTTGGTGCTGTGGGCGTGCGCGGCGGCGTCGTCACGGAACGGCGTCGTTTCGGCGGAGACGGACGCATCGGTGCTGCTTCAGCTCAAAGGCTCAGTCTTGGACTCGGAAGGGTTGCTTTCGAGCTGGGGCTCGGTCAATTCCAGTCACTGCACCTGGTCAGGAGTCTTGTGCGACGCGAATTTCCGTGTCGTTTCGCTCAACATTAccggcgccggcgccggcgGAGGTAAATCGAAATCGAGCTCCTTTCCGTGCGTTGATTTTGGTCAGTTTCCGTTTTATGGGTTGGGGATTAGGAGGAGTTGTGTGGGTGGTAGTGGGAGGCTGGTGGGGAAGCTCCCTCCTGTGATTGGGAAGCTCACTGAGCTAAAGGTCTTGTCTTTGCCCTTTAATGGTTTTGATGGTGAAATTCCTGTTGAAATTTGGGGCATGGAGAACCTAGAGGTCGTTGATCTTGAAGGGAATTCGATCACCGGGTCTTTGCCGTTTCGGGTGAACCCGAATTTGAGGGTTCTGAATCTTGGGTTTAATAAGATTCAGGGTGAGATACCGATCTTTGACTCTGTCAGCTTAGAGATCTTGAATTTAGCTGGGAACCGGGTGAACGGCTCCGTTCCGGGTTTCGTTGGCAGGTTGGAAGGGGTGTACTTGTCATACAATTGGCTCAGTGGGGATATTCCTAGTGAGATTGGAGATAGTTGTGGCAAGCTTGAGCATCTTGATTTGTCTGGCAACTTCTTGGTTCATAAGATTCCGAGTAGTCTGGGGAACTGCAGTCGGCTGAGGACGCTGTTGTTGTATTCGAATATGTTGGAAGAAGGTATTCCGGCTGAACTCGGCCGGCTTCAGGCGCTTGAGGTGTTGGATGTGTCGAGGAATAGCTTGAGTGGTTCGTTGCCTCGAGAGCTGGGGAATTGTTCTCAGTTGTCTGTGCTTGTGCTTTCGTCGCTGTTTAATCCCCTTCCCCTTGTGCGAGCCAATTACACAGATGACTCGTTGTTGGAGCAGTTGAGTTCCATGAATGATGACTTCAATTACTTTCAAGGCTCAATGCCGAAGGAGATTACAAGCCTTCCAAAGCTGAAGATCTTGTGGGGACCGAGGGCAAGTATTGAGGGCAACTTTCCAAGTGATTGGGGTGCTTGTGAGAACTTGGAAATGATCAATTTGGCTCAGAATTTTTTTACTGGGGAAATTTCTAGTGGGCTTAACCGCTGCCAGAAGCTTCATTTTCTTGACCTAAGCACTAACAAGCTTACTGGGGAGCTTGTTCAGGTCCTTCAGGTTCCTTGTATGACTATGCTTGATGTCAGTGGAAATTTCTTGTCAGGTTCATTGCCTGAATATGCTAACAGTACTTGTCGTCCTGTTTCCTCTGTGGATCTTTCTTTCAAAGATGATGATTTTTCCTCGCCCTATGAAGCATTTTTTGGATCTAAAGCTCAAGCTGGAATGCCATTGCAATGGCCCACAGAGGATGATGTTGTTGTAGTGATTCACAACTTTGGGCACAATAATTTTACCGGCACTCTGCAGTCATTGCCCATTGCACCCGAAAGGTTTCAGAAGAAAATTCTGTATGCATTCCTTGTTGGAGAAAACAAGCTTACTGGAGCATTTCCAGGTAATTTGTTTGGGAAGTGTCAGGGATTAGATTCACTGGTTGTTAATGTAAGCAACAACAGGTTAGATGGGAAGATTCCAACTGAAATTGGTAAAATGTGCAATTCTCTCAAGTTTTTAGATGCATCTCTGAATCGGATTGTGGGTTCCATTCCTGCTAGTTTTGGAGAATTGGTGTCTCTTGCTGGCCTTAACTTGAGTTCGAACAGGTTGCAAGGTCAAATTCCGACCACTCTTGGCCAGATAAGGGATCTGGAGCGTCTTTCTTTGTCTGGTAATAACCTTACAGGTGTTATTCCTGCTAGTTTGGGGCAGGTTTACTCCTTGCATGTGCTTGAGCTTTCTCGGAACTCTCTCACTGGTGAGATACCAAACGATCTTGTAAACTTGCGAAACTTGAGAGTTCTTCTGctggacaaaaataaactttCTGGCCAGATTCCATCTGGTTTGGCAAATGTGACCACGCTCTCAGCCTTCAATGTGTCTTACAATAACTTCTCTGGTTCATTGCCTTTGAATAATAACCTGGTGAATTGCAATACTGCTATTGGAAACCCCCATTTAAGTTCCTGCCCCTCACTTTCTCAAGTACAGCCAGCTAATACTCAAGGAAGAGTTGGCGATTCAGAACCTTATGCTGCTTCACCATTGGTAGGAACTCAGAAGAGTGCTGGTAGCGGTTTCAATTCAATTGAAATAGCATCCATTACATCTGCATCTGCCATTGTTTTAGTGCTTATAGCTCTTGTTGTTCTATTCTTGTATACGCGGAAGTGGAATCGGAAGTCTGGAGGTCCAGGCTCTACTAGGAAGGAAGTTACTGTTTTCACAAACATTGGGGTTCCACTGACCTTTGATAGTGTTGTTCGGGGCACGGGGAGCTTCAATGCTAGCAACTGTATTGGGAATGGAGGTTTTGGAGCAACTTACAAGGCAGAGATATCACCTGGAGTCCTAGTGGCTATAAAACGGCTTGCTGTTGGAAGGTTCCAAGGAGTGCAACAGTTTCATGCAGAAATCAAAACACTGGGGAGGCTTCGACATCCAAATCTGGTCACTTTACTAGGTTACCATGCCAGTGAAACAGAGATGTTcctaatatataattattttcctGGTGGTAATCTGGAAAAATTTATTCAGGAAAGGTCTACCAGGGCAGTGGATTGGAAGATACTTCACAAGATTGCTTTGGACATAGCCCGTGCACTTGCCTACCTACATGATCAGTGTGTACCTCGTGTCCTTCACCGTGATGTCAAGCCCAGCAATATTTTGTTGGATGATGATTTTAATGCATATCTATCAGACTTTGGTTTGGCCAGACTTCTTGGGACTTCAGAAACCCATGCTACTACTGGTGTAGCAGGGACCTTTGGATATGTTGCCCCAGAATATGCAATGACGTGTCGTGTTTCAGATAAGTCTGATGTGTATAGTTATGGTGTAGTGCTTCTTGAGTTGCTGTCTGACAAGAAAGTGTTGGATCCTTccttttcttcatttggaaatgGATTCAACATCGTTGCATGGGCATGTATGCTTCTTCGACAAGGCCGTGCAAAGGAATTCTTTTCTGCAGGGTTGTGGGATGCAGGCCCCCATGATGATTTGGTTGAAGTTCTACACTTGGCAGTGGTATGTACGGTTGATTCTCTCTCGACTAGGCCTACTATGAGGCAAGTCGTTCGACGGCTAAAGCAACTTCAACCCCCCTCATGTTAG